A region of the Dysgonomonas mossii genome:
TTCCGTTGCATAAACAGGGATGTTGTATTTGTCACCCAGGCATCCCACTGTTTTGATGTGATCGGCATGATCGTGGGTTACCAATACGGCTATGATTTTATCGAATGAGACACCGTATTCGCGAAGGGCTTTTTGTATCGAACGTATCCCTATGCCGGCATCGATGAGTACACCATATTCACTCGTTCCCAGATAGTAGCAATTACCACTGCTACCACTACCCAGGCTGAAAAATTTATATTTATATTGAGGGAATAGGCTGTACTGCATAATGAATGCAAAGTTATATAGTCCTCCCTATAAAAAAGACTTATATTAGGTTAAAAAATAGATGTAAAGAAAAAAATATCTTTTATTTATTTTAATACCCGAAGGTCTAGCAGGGTCTTATTTCTTCAGGAAGCATGTTTTAAGTACAATGCTCGATCCGTCTATCTTACAATCTACTTCAGTGGGTTCTTCTGTAAGGCGGATACTTTTTACCTTCGTACCTCTTTTTATTACCATCGATGACCCTTTTACTTTCAGATCTTTGATTACTGTAACCGCATCTCCGTCTTGTAGCTCTGCGCCGTTGCTGTCTCGTGGTGTCATATCGTCTGATTCTGCTTTTGCTTCGCCTGTCCATTCATGAAAACAGTCGGGACAAATGAACATAGTACCATCAAAATATGTATTTTCCATGCTGCATGCAGGGCAATTTGGAGTATCTCCCATTTCGTGCTAATTTTTATAGTGTTAAAAAAATGAATTATACTCTTTTTCGGTAAGAAATATAGAATATAATATATTTACTAATTATTTGAAATAAGGTGCAAAGATAAGGTAAATAGCAAGTGCATCCAAATAAGGAGTAGAAACGGGGGATGATTGGCAAGGATAAGGGATTTATTGATATTGCTTAATGAATGTTTAGTGATAATAAAATATATTATCCGAACAATACAGTTAACAAAATAATAGGTTAAATTTGTTACTTAAAGAAAAATCAACGACCTGTTTTGTGTAGATCAGAATATAATTTAGATAATATATATTGAGCCGGTAAAACGGCAGAAAAATTAAAATATACAATGGAGAACCAATTAAAAGAGATCGTTTATTCTCGTGATACAATTGAATTTGTAACAGTCGCAGTACAATATTGTGGCTATTTTGAAAGCTTTGAAGATGTAAACGAAGCGGAGTTGATAGATAAGCTTACAAAGCTTCTTCCACTGCTTTACTTAAAAGCTTCTCTTGTACCCGAGACAGATATCATAAATGAAGACGAGGAACCTGAGATAACAGTAACGGAGGGAGATTATAGCTATATTTCTTCAAAGCTATATGATGTATTTCAGAATAATGATGCGTATCTTGAAGTTTTTCTTCAGG
Encoded here:
- a CDS encoding zinc ribbon domain-containing protein YjdM → MGDTPNCPACSMENTYFDGTMFICPDCFHEWTGEAKAESDDMTPRDSNGAELQDGDAVTVIKDLKVKGSSMVIKRGTKVKSIRLTEEPTEVDCKIDGSSIVLKTCFLKK
- a CDS encoding DUF5063 domain-containing protein, whose product is MENQLKEIVYSRDTIEFVTVAVQYCGYFESFEDVNEAELIDKLTKLLPLLYLKASLVPETDIINEDEEPEITVTEGDYSYISSKLYDVFQNNDAYLEVFLQDMKYSDTPITASISEDLSDIYQDLKNFITVFERGVTDNMNDALYFCIENFKSYWGQKLVNVLRALHSLKYTIVNDNLDEDLESADTNELW